A single genomic interval of Gossypium raimondii isolate GPD5lz chromosome 11, ASM2569854v1, whole genome shotgun sequence harbors:
- the LOC105803686 gene encoding ubiquitin-conjugating enzyme E2-17 kDa, with protein MASKRILKELRELQRDPPTSCSAGPVAEDMFQWQATILGPGDSPYCGGVFIVNIHFPTDYPFKPPKVVFRTKVFHPNINSNGNICLDILKEQWSPALTISKVLLSICSLLTDPNADDPLVPEIAHIYKTDKVKYETIARSWTYKYAMG; from the exons ATGGCATCAAAGAGAATTCTCAAGGAGCTGAGGGAACTGCAAAGAGACCCTCCAACTTCATGCAGTGCAG GTCCGGTGGCAGAAGACATGTTCCAGTGGCAAGCGACAATACTCGGCCCCGGCGACAGCCCCTATTGCGGTGGGGTTTTTATTGTTAACATCCACTTCCCTACGGACTACCCTTTCAAGCCTCCAAAG GTCGTGTTTAGAACCAAAGTGTTCCACCCAAACATAAACAGCAATGGGAATATTTGTTTAGATATTCTTAAAGAGCAGTGGAGTCCTGCACTCACCATTTCGAAG GTTTTGCTATCGATATGTTCGCTGCTGACGGACCCAAATGCAGATGATCCACTTGTTCCTGAGATAGCTCATATATACAAGACTGACAAAGTCAAGTACGAAACGATTGCTCGTAGCTGGACTTACAAGTATGCAATGGGTTGA
- the LOC105803684 gene encoding F-box protein At4g35930 gives MGKVSPKDRDLKTAKKNRRLKSSSSKYLKPGTLAQLRHSKVSAARLCTDLGKKRVAVLSSKKKEDDNLLIENMVAEKIPLMLSPMDLHKQSSMTRTPKTPRPEDFESESRLESLPMDLLVKILCHLHHDQLRAVFHVSQRIRRAVCLARQFHFNYTTPDRSRQEMLSTMTPRVTEHWPFLSKGDGKSNLMGSPHTPKAPRQGPRPPSRIKVTELRQIAAVLFQDSGFPSRCMVPSVLPKPLCKSLASNRVLFYEDELCQAVAQNKLR, from the exons ATGGGAAAAGTGTCTCCTAAAGATAGGGATTTAAAGACAGCTAAAAAGAACAGGCGATTGAAGAGTTCGAGCAGTAAGTATCTCAAACCAGGTACTCTTGCTCAGCTTCGGCATAGTAAAGTTTCAGCTGCCAGGTTGTGTACCGATCTTGGGAAGAAAAGGGTGGCTGTATTAAGTTCCAAGAAAAAGGAGGATGATAATCTTTTGATCGAAAATATGGTTGCTGAGAAAATCCCTTTGATGTTATCGCCCATGGATTTGCATAAGCAGAGTAGTATGACGCGGACTCCAAAGACACCTCGGCCTGAAGACTTCGAATCAGAGTCAAGGCTTGAGTCTCTTCCAATGGATTTACTG GTTAAAATACTTTGTCACTTGCATCACGACCAACTGAGGGCAGTTTTTCATGTTTCTCAAAGGATAAGAAGAGCT GTTTGTCTTGCAAGgcaatttcatttcaattatacaACACCTGACCGCTCAAGACAGGAGATGCTGAGCACTATGACACCTAGGGTGACAGAACACTGGCCCTTTCTGAG CAAGGGTGATGGCAAAAGTAATTTGATGGGAAGCCCACACACCCCGAAAGCTCCAAGGCAGGGTCCGCGACCCCCTTCTCGCATTAAAGTAACTGAGTTGAGGCAAATTGCTGCAGTGCTATTCCAGGATTCAGGATTCCCATCGAGATGCATGGTGCCATCTGTTCTCCCTAAGCCATTATGCAAATCTTTGGCTTCAAACCGAGTGCTATTCTATGAGGATGAGTTATGCCAGGCTGTTGCTCAGAATAAGCTTCGCTGA
- the LOC105801029 gene encoding uncharacterized protein LOC105801029, with amino-acid sequence MLDVATIYFDDLFSSQGQDDSHRILEGVASCIIDYMNVALLAQFTMADILSTLKSMAPMKASRLDGLPALFYQKFWHIVGPFVSDYCLGVLNEGMLIAVNRFQLVLHLCVDKVQSSFVPERLITNNIILAYQIFDVFRRKQWSRKGHFALKLDISKDYDRVEWVFLEQMMLRIRFSDRWVSLFLHCVRSVSYSVTMNGEVSRPFSPGRGH; translated from the exons ATGCTTGACGTGGCGACTATTTACTTTGATGATTTGTTCTCTTCACAGGGACAGGATGATTCCCACCGTATCTTGGAGGGGGTTGCTTCTTGTATTATAGATTATATGAATGTTGCACTTTTGGCCCAATTCACGATGGCCGATATCCTTTCTACTCTAAAATCCATGGCCCCGATGAAGGCTTCTAGACTAGATGGACTTCCTGCTTTGTTTTATCAGAAATTTTGGCACATTGTTGGACCCTTTGTTAGTGATTATTGTCTTGGTGTTTTAAATGAGGGCATGCTTATTGCG GTTAATAGGTTTCAATTAGTGCTCCATTTGTGTGTGGATAAGGTTCAAAGTTCGTTTGTTCCTGAGAGGTTgattacaaataatattattttggccTATCAGATATTCGATGTGTTTCGACGCAAGCAGTGGAGTAGGAAAGGGCATTTTGCCTTAAAGTTGGATATAAGCAAGGACTACGATAGAGTGGAGTGGGTCTTTCTTGAGCAGATGATGTTGCGAATAAGATTTTCAGACCGTTGGGTTAGTCTTTTTCTCCATTGTGTTCGATCTGTCTCCTACTCAGTAACCATGAATGGGGAGGTCAGTCGTCCATTCTCACCGGGTCGAGGTCATTGA
- the LOC105803681 gene encoding protein MID1-COMPLEMENTING ACTIVITY 1 produces the protein MASVWEHFGEVANVAQLAGFDAVRLIAMIGKAASTARMHKKNCRQFAQHLKLIGNLLEQLKISELKRYPETREPLEQLEDALRRAYILVNSCQDRSYLYLLAMGWNIVYQFRKAQNEIDQYLKIVPLITLVDNSRVRERLEVIEKDQHEYTLDEEDRRVQDVILKPEPSTNDAIILKKTLSCSYPNLCFNEALRKENEKLQVELQRSQSSYDVQQCEVIQHLLEVTEVAAATSVPDKRSKKVERNYSDANSEKGHSYDEISPKKPGSRITSINTSSVSSGRDLLSDRGSDRYDEWHADLLGCCSEPYLCIKTFFCPCGTLSKIATVATNRHMSSAEACNELMAYSLILSCCCYTCCVRRKLRKALNITGGFIDDFLSHLMCCCCALVQEWREVEIRGFNGSEKTKTSPPPSQFMES, from the exons ATGGCATCTGTGTGGGAACATTTTGGAGAAGTTGCAAATGTAGCCCAGCTCGCTGGGTTTGATGCAGTGCGGTTAATAGCTATGATAGGTAAAGCTGCAAGCACGGCCCGAATGCACAAGAAGAATTGCAGGCAATTCGCACAGCATCTCAAGTTGATCGGTAACTTGCTGGAGCAGCTTAAGATCTCGGAGCTTAAGAGGTATCCGGAGACGCGTGAGCCATTGGAGCAACTTGAGGATGCATTAAGGAGGGCTTACATTTTGGTCAATAGCTGTCAGGATAGGAGCTATCTGTATCTCCTGGCCATGGGATGGAACATCGTGTATCAGTTTAGGAAGGCCCAGAATGAAATCGACCAGTATTTGAAGATTGTTCCTCTTATCACGCTGGTGGATAATTCTCGAGTCAGG GAGAGACTAGAAGTTATAGAGAAAGATCAACATGAATACACATTGGATGAAGAGGACCGAAGGGTGCAAGATGTTATACTGAAACCAGAACCGTCAACAAACGATGccataatattgaaaaaaactCTTTCTTGCTCATATCcaaatttgtgttttaatgaagcACTTCGAAAGGAAAACGAAAAGCTCCAAGTGGAATTACAACGATCTCAATCTAGTTATGATGTCCAGCAGTGTGAAGTAATCCAGCATTTGCTTGAGGTAACAGAAGTTGCTGCTGCAACTTCGGTTCCAGATAAGAGGTCGAAGAAAGTAGAGCGTAATTACTCAGATGCCAATAGTGAGAAAGGTCATTCGTATGATGAAATCTCTCCTAAGAAACCTGGTTCACGCATAACTTCAAT AAACACATCTTCAGTTTCATCAGGACGTGATCTGCTCTCTGATAGAGGTTCGGATCGATATGACGAATGGCATGCTGATTTGCTTGGTTGTTGCTCAGAACCATATTTGT GTATAAAGACATTCTTCTGTCCTTGTGGTACGCTTTCAAAGATTGCTACTGTGGCAACAAACAGGCACATGT CTTCTGCAGAAGCATGCAATGAATTGATGGCATATTCATTGATATTGTCATGCTGTTGCTACACATGCTGTGTTAGAAGGAAGCTTCGCAAGGCGTTAAACATCACG GGTGGATTTATTGATGATTTCCTCTCACATTTGATGTGCTGCTGTTGCGCCCTTGTTCAAGAATGGCGAGAAGTAGAGATACGTGGGTTTAATG GGTCAGAGAAGACTAAAACAAGCCCGCCACCATCACAATTTATGGAATCATGA
- the LOC105803682 gene encoding uncharacterized protein LOC105803682 isoform X2 produces MVRLSKWLLKEAGTGVNKTLSDILVCPLSKQALRVCEEPPSLISDSIGVSFPLGFGAYGLCVVWLDKGWDPMFGADRWEDT; encoded by the exons atggtgagATTATCCAAATGGCTTCTAAAAGAAGCAGGAACCGGAGTTAACAAGACACTTTCAGATATCCTCGTTTGTCCGCTCTCCAAACAAGCTTTAAG GGTTTGCGAGGAACCACCTTCTCTTATCAGCGATTCTATTGGTGTCTCTTTTCCT TTGGGTTTTGGAGCTTATGGTTTGTGTGTGGTTTGGTTAGATAAAGGATGGGATCCCATGTTTGGTGCCGACAGATGGGAAGATACTTGA
- the LOC105803682 gene encoding uncharacterized protein LOC105803682 isoform X1: protein MVRLSKWLLKEAGTGVNKTLSDILVCPLSKQALRVCEEPPSLISDSIGVSFPIKDGIPCLVPTDGKILDTDDTMKHDNAADDSANNK, encoded by the exons atggtgagATTATCCAAATGGCTTCTAAAAGAAGCAGGAACCGGAGTTAACAAGACACTTTCAGATATCCTCGTTTGTCCGCTCTCCAAACAAGCTTTAAG GGTTTGCGAGGAACCACCTTCTCTTATCAGCGATTCTATTGGTGTCTCTTTTCCT ATAAAGGATGGGATCCCATGTTTGGTGCCGACAGATGGGAAGATACTTGATACTGATGATACAATGAAACATGATAATGCTGCTGATGATTCAGCTAACAACAAGTAA